A genomic region of Colletotrichum destructivum chromosome 5, complete sequence contains the following coding sequences:
- a CDS encoding Putative transcription factor TFIIE beta subunit, DNA-binding domain, TFA2, Winged helix domain 2, whose product MSLLEKQKAAFSSSLASAASKLTSKNPSLAPPSPSPSVGSTASKNETTASGKRKRDPNAIVYSQPQNTSFGQEVFTQMQYALEWLKGKDESKTATEIFDHLGQTRSTDKHKQQLVEAMRRHPRIQWTPDPKLSEQTWRTGTYIHRPIIPGVRDKISLLRHLQSKKDAEGTSVKDLKDGWPDCDQSLMELEREHKILIVKTKKEQHPRAIWLDDASLHHYVDDEFKRMWNAVEVPTTDDIVKKLVSVGQKPASADPSTIKKIDSKKQQKKRAVRRTGKTTNTHMEHLLKDYSHMVKR is encoded by the coding sequence ATGTCTCTTCTTGAGAAGCAGAAGGCAGCCTTCAGCAGCTCATTGGCCTCCGCCGCGAGCAAGCTGACGTCCAAGAACCCATCTCTcgcaccgccgtcgccatcccCGTCCGTCGGCAGTACCGCCTCCAAAAATGAGACAACAGCATCGGGCAAGCGTAAGCGCGACCCCAACGCCATTGTCTACTCGCAACCGCAGAACACTAGTTTTGGCCAGGAGGTCTTCACTCAGATGCAGTATGCGCTTGAGTGGCTGAAGGGCAAGGACGAGTCCAAGACCGCCACCGAGATCTTTGATCACCTGGGGCAGACCCGCAGCACCGACAAGCACAAGCAACAGCTAGTCGAAGCCatgcgccgccatcctcgcaTCCAGTGGACGCCCGACCCCAAACTATCGGAGCAGACGTGGAGGACGGGCACGTACATCCACCGCCCCATCATCCCCGGCGTCCGCGACAAGATCTCGCTACTGCGCCACCTGCAGAGCAAGAAGGACGCCGAAGGCACCTCGGTCAAGGATCTTAAGGACGGCTGGCCCGATTGCGACCAGTCGCTGATGGAGCTCGAGCGAGAGCACAAGATTCTCATTGTCAAAACCAAAAAGGAACAGCACCCCCGCGCGATTTggctcgacgacgcctcgCTCCATCActacgtcgacgacgagttcAAGCGCATGTGGAACGCTGTCGAGGTGCCGACTACCGACGACATTGTCAAGAAACTCGTCTCAGTTGGCCAGAAGCCTGCCAGCGCCGACCCCAGCACCATCAAGAAGATCGACtccaagaagcagcagaagaagcgcgcGGTGCGTCGCACAGGCAAGACGACGAACACCCACATGGAGCATCTCCTTAAGGACTACAGCCACATGGTCAAGCGATGA
- a CDS encoding Putative F-actin-capping protein subunit alpha, whose product MSQVETVSSFVEGAPPGELADVIADIKSLTVSDPDIVSSLEPAFEKYNEEQFVTVKLPGGSQQVIISSHSSLGDGQYFDVESSTSFSFDHTTQKASNVQSYVLESANAELIKLTLKSLGPYVQEHFPNAAYGVYPTANDTQVAVVIVSNKYSPNNFWNGRWRSLYIFDPASSSLEGSVKVDVHYYEDGNVRLLTNRPSQASVSSGTGAGIVKEISTSEKKYQEELNRGFTNLSEGAFKGLRRQLPVTRQKIEWDKITSYRLGQDIGGGARR is encoded by the exons ATGTCCCAAGTCGAGACCGTGTCCTCCTTCGTGGAGGGAGCCCCCCCAGGCGAG CTCGCAGATGTCATTGCAG ACATCAAGTCGCTCACCGTTTCGGATCCCGATATTGTCTCCAGCCTCGAGCCGGCGTTTGAGAAGTACAACGAGGAGCAGTTCGTCACGGTGAAGCTGCCGGGTGGAAGCCAGCAG GTCATCATCAGCTCCCACAGCTCGCTCGGGGATGGCCAGTACTTTGACGTGgagagctcgacgagcttctccttcGACCACACTACACAGAAGGCCAGCAACGTGCAGAGCTACGTGCTGGAGAGCGCAAACGCGGAGTTGAT CAAGTTGACCTTGAAGAGTCTTGGTCCCTACGTCCAGGAGCACTTCCCGAACGCCGCGTACGGCGTCTACCCTACGGCGAACGACACCCAGGTTGCAGTCGTCATTGTTTCGAACAAATACTCTCCCAACAACTTCTG GAACGGTCGGTGGCGATCCCTCTACATTTTCGACCCTGCCTCATCGAGCCTCGAGGGTtccgtcaaggtcgacgtGCACTACTACGAGGATGGCAACGTTCGGCTGCTCACCAACCGGCCCTCGCAGGCTTCGGTCTCGTCTGGCACGGGAGCCGGCATTGTCAAGGAGATCTCGACGTCGGAGAAGAAGTACCAGGAGGAGCTCAACAGGGGGTTCACGAACCTGAGCGAGGGCGCTTTCAAGGGCTTGAGACGGCAGCTGCCCGTGACGAGACAGAAGATTGAGTGGGACAAGATCACGTCGTACAGGCTGGGCCAGGATatcggtggcggcgcgagaCGATGA
- a CDS encoding Putative DSBA-like thioredoxin domain, Thioredoxin-like superfamily gives MTVIKIEAVTDLLCPWCYVGKKNLERAIAQYRAIDPSAEFEVVWKPFYLSPALKSTGYDKRTIYKTYLAALSGDFTTHLARVTSACAEAGISLNIAGSMGNSRQAHKLLALALRRNGPAAQNRLLETLFRGHFELGEDISDRHFLLAAATSHAVGLDKDDARAALDDDRTGKAVDEDVLDAKRAGITGVPTFTVQGRWRVGGNQEPDVFLRVFEKVDEA, from the exons ATGACCGTCATCAagatcgaggccgtcacGGACCTGCTCTGTCCGTGGTGCTACGTTGGCAAAAAGAACCTCGAACGCGCCATCGCGCAGTACCGCGCCATCGACCCCTCGGCCGAGTTTGAGGTCGTCTGGAAGCCCTTCTACCTGAGCCCAGCCTTGAAGAGCACCG GCTACGACAAGCGCACCATCTACAAAACCTACCTCGCCGCATTGTCAGGCGACTTCACCACACACTTGGCCAGGGTAACCTCCGCCTGCGCCGAAGCTGGCATATCCCTCAACATCGCTGGCTCCATGGGGAACTCGCGTCAGGCCCACaagctcctcgccctcgccctgcgCCGGAACGGCCCGGCCGCCCAGAACCGCTTGCTCGAGACTCTGTTCCGCGGCCACTTCGAGCTGGGGGAGGACATCTCGGACCGCCACTTCCTGCTCGCGGCCGCGACGTCCCACGCTGTGGGGCTCGATAAGGACGATGCGCGGGCCGCGCTGGACGACGATCGCACCGGCAaggcggtcgacgaggatgtgCTGGACGCGAAGCGGGCTGGCATCACTGGCGTGCCGACATTTACGGTCCAAGGAAGGTGGAGGGTCGGTGGTAACCAGGAGCCGGACGTGTTTTTGAGGGTGTTCGAGAAGGTTGACGAGGCATAG
- a CDS encoding Putative glycoside hydrolase, family 5, glycoside hydrolase superfamily has product MAPGESSRPSSHRPRDSSGRKHHKKRRSNAQGSRRPATESGESRDERRSQTLSADALAALNHENTKRRKRRESRDPERDAERAAERAERRRARREQQYRDAPRERPRRVERDEDREVVYEKPKRDHKSRKRRVVSGAVMEEGRSRGHLRGGGWSSSNNSLEKEYLMDDPPQPVKKRKKLWICLGISLVLLIIIIVVAVVVSKNNSNKSSPSKTTLDDGDKDSVPMKWRGTYLDPWSWQDTTDFNVTFTEEMVGDLPVMGLYTDWDDSKRANDKVPALKDSWGSYGSRPARGVNVGGWLNLEPFITPSLFDYDSRLGIIDEYTLCNHLGTRKTAEVLEKHYATFVTESTFKEIADAGLDHVRIPFNYWAIEVYDGDPYLFRTSWRYLLRGIEWARKYGLRVNLDVHGLPGSQNGWNHSGRQGSIGWLNGTDGATNAQRSLDMHDRLSKFFAQDRYKNIIAFYGLANEPRNVDLNNADVVAWTEKAYKLVKNNGIGGIVVFGDGFMGLHNWQGKLTGYSDLALDVHQYVIFNTDQIVYTHKKKVEYACSGWTEQTEQSMDTSTGYGPTLFAEWSQADTDCAKHLTNVGWGNRWTGTYNTGNATTSILEPRCPTEDSKCDCDAANGDAKGFSSDYKKFLQMFAEAQMHSFEKGWGWWYWTWDTESAPLWSYKKGLEAGILPAKAYDRDFDCSGTVPDFSSLPEFYRA; this is encoded by the exons ATGGCGCCCGGTGAATCCTCCAGACCGTCGTCGCATCGGCCACGAGACTCATCGGGTAGGAAACACCACAAAAAACGACGATCCAATGCGCAGGGATCCCGACGACCAGCCACGGAGTCGGGCGAGAGCAGAGACGAGAGAAGGTCGCAGACGCTGTCCGCCGACGCTCTGGCGGCGCTGAACCACGAAAATACAAAGAGGAGAAAGCGAAGGGAGTCGCGGGACCCAGAGCGAGACGCAGAGAGGGCTGCCGAACGAGcggagaggagaagggcgcgACGCGAACAACAGTACAGAGATGCCCCGAGGGAACGTCCGAGGAGGGTGGAACGGGATGAGGACAGGGAAGTCGTCTACGAAAAGCCGAAGAGGGATCACAAGAGCAGGAAGAGGCGAGTGGTGAGCGGCGCGGtgatggaggagggacgCTCGCGCGGCCACCtgcgaggcggcggctggaGCAGTTCCAACAATAgcctcgagaaggagtaCCTGATGGACGACCCCCCACAGCCCGTGAAGAAACGGAAGAAACTCT GGATCTGCCTCGGCATATCGCTGGTTCTTCTCATCATCATTATTGTAGTAGCGGTAGTGGTCAGCAAGAACAACTCAAACAAGAGCAGCCCGTCAAAGACCAcgctcgatgacggcgacaaAGACAGCGTGCCGATGAAGTGGCGCGGCACATATCTCGACCCGTGGTCCTGGCAGGACACGACAGATTTCAACGTCACCTTTACCGAGGAAATGGTCGGCGACCTGCCCGTTATGGGCCTGTACACCGATTGGGACGATTCGAAGCGGGCCAACGACAAGGTACCCGCCCTCAAAGACTCCTGGGGATCATATGGGTCACGACCTGCCCGTGGGGTGAACGTCGGCGGGTGGCTCAACCTCGAGCCCTTCATCACGCCCTCTCTTTTCGACTACGACTCGCGGCTGGGCATCATCGACGAGTATACGCTCTGCAACCACCTCGGCACTcggaagacggccgaggtgctcgagAAGCACTACGCGACGTTCGTGACGGAATCGACGTTTAAGGAaatcgccgacgccggcctcgaccacGTCCGTATTCCCTTCAACTACTGGGCCATCGAGGTCTACGATGGCGACCCGTACCTCTTCCGCACCTCCTGGCGCTACCTCCTCCGCGGGATCGAGTGGGCTCGCAAGTATGGCCTCAGGGTCAACCTGGACGTCCACGGCCTCCCGGGCAGCCAGAACGGATGGAACCACTCAGGCCGCCAGGGGTCGATCGGGTGGCtcaacggcaccgacggcgcTACGAATGCGCAGCGCAGCCTCGACATGCACGACCGGCTGTCCAAGTTCTTCGCGCAGGACCGGTACAAGAACATCATTGCCTTCTATGGGCTGGCCAACGAGCCGCGTAACGTGGACCTGAACAATGCGGACGTGGTGGCGTGGACGGAGAAGGCGTACAAGCTGGTCAAGAacaacggcatcggcggcatcgttgTGTTCGGCGACGGGTTCATGGGCCTGCACAACTGGCAGGGCAAGCTGACGGGGTACAGCGACCTGGCGCTCGACGTGCACCAGTACGTCATCTTCAACACGGACCAGATCGTGTACACGCATAAGAAGAAGGTCGAGTACGCGTGCAGCGGGTGGACGGAGCAGACGGAGCAGTCGATGGACACGTCGACGGGGTACGGGCCGACGCTCTTCGCCGAGTGGTCGCAGGCCGATACGGACTGCGCCAAGCACCTCACCAACGTCGGCTGGGGCAACCGGTGGACGGGCACATACAACACGGGCAAcgcgacgacgtcgatcCTGGAGCCGCGGTGCCCCACCGAGGACAGCAAATGCGACTGCGAcgcggccaacggcgacgccaaGGGGTTTAGCAGCGACTACAAGAAGTTCCTGCAGATGTTCGCCGAGGCGCAGATGCACTCGTTCGAGAAGGGGTGGGGGTGGTGGTACTGGACGTGGGATACGGAGAGCGCGCCGTTGTGGAGCTACAAgaagggcctcgaggccggcatccTGCCGGCTAAAGCGTACGACCGGGATTTCGACTGCTCCGGGACCGTGCCGGATTTCAGCAGCTTGCCCGAGTTTTATCGGGCTTGA
- a CDS encoding Putative transketolase-like, pyrimidine-binding domain, thiamine diphosphate-binding protein — protein MRSSISTRPLRRALAPSALAQLPLAVSRLYSTHPPNAKLNIPVDYATTSLLAHSSQTALGTTELPPEVRNGTTKKMNLFQAINDALSIALAEDDSVMVFGEDVAFGGVFRCTMKLAETYGADRIFNTPLTEQGIMGFAIGAAAEGMRPVAEIQFADYVYPAFDQLVNEAAKYRFRDGACGRSVGGLTVRMPCGGVGHGAMYHSQSPESLFTHIPGLRVIMPRSPLQAKGLLLSAIRSNDPCIFMEPKILYRAAVEQVPAGAYTLPLSKAEVLKEGKDVTIISYGQPLYTCMSALQRAEEDLGISVELIDLRTLYPWDKETVFKSVRKTGHCIVVHEAMVNAGIGAEVAATIQEDPDTFLRLEAPVARVAGWSIHSPLLYEKFNIPDVARVYDNIKKVLDY, from the exons ATGAGGTCGTCGATTTCAACACGTCCATTGCGGCGAGCGCTGGCGCCGTCAGCATTGGCACAGCTTCCCCTTGCCGTCTCTCGGCTTTACTCGACACACCCGCCCAATGCGAAGCTCAACATCCCCGTCGACTACGCGACGACCTCATTACTCGCACATTCTTCTCAGACGGCCCTTGGCACAACAGAGCTTCCGCCTGAAGTGCGCAATGGcacgacgaagaagatgaacCTGTTCCAGGCCATCAACGACGCCCTCTCGATCGCGTTGGCCGAGGACGATTCAGTCATGGTGTTTGGCGAAGACGTAGCCTTCGGCGGAGTCTTTAGGTGCACGatgaagctggccgagacaTACGGTGCCGATCGCATCTTCAACACACCTCTCACAGAACAGGGCATCATGGGATTTGCCAttggggcggcggcggaggggatGCGGCCCGTCGCGGAGATCCAGTTCGCTGACTACGTCTATCCGGCCTTCGACCAATTGGTCAACGAAGCTGCCAAGTACCGGTTCAGGGACGGAGCATGCGGACGCAGCGTGGGCGGATTGACCGTTCGGATGccctgcggcggcgtcggccacgGCGCGATGTACCACTCCCAATCGCCCGAGAGTCTGTTCACTCACATCCCCGGGTTGCGAGTGATCATGCCCAGGTCTCCTCTCCAGGCCAAGGGCCTCCTACTATCAGCCATTCGCAGCAACGACCCGTGCATATTTATGGAGCCCAAGATCTTGTATAGAGCGGCCGTTGAACAGGTTCCTGCGGGAGCATACACGCTGCCTTTGTCCAAGGCGGAGGTTCTTAAGGAGGGCAAGGATGTCACGATTATCTCGTACGGACAGCCTCTGTACACCTGCATGTCGGCCCTCCAGCGAGCTGAAGAAGATCTGGGCATCTCCGTCGAGCTCATTGACCTGAGGACGCTGTACCCCTGGGACAAGGAGACGGTGTTCAAGAGCGTGCGGAAGACCGGCCACTGTATTGTGGTGCACGAAGCGATGGTGAATGCTGGCATCGGAGCGGAGGTTGCCGCCACTATTCAGGAAGACCCTGACACATTCTTGAGACTGGAAGCACCGGTCGCAAGAGTTGCGGGATGGAGCATTCACTCGCCGTTGCTGTACGAGAAGTTCAATATCCCGGACGTTGCAA GGGTTTACGACAACATCAAGAAAGTGTTGGACTACTGA
- a CDS encoding Putative cytochrome b5-like heme/steroid binding domain, cytochrome b5, heme-binding protein, whose product MGVELTYQDVAEHNTKKDLFMVIHDKIYDCTKFVDEHPGGEEVLLDVGGQDATEAFEDVGHSDEARETLEQLLIGDLKRQPGDPAPKKQTPVASSASTTESAGFGIGLYAVLLIGGVLAYVAYQYQQQQQQASA is encoded by the exons ATGGGCGTCGAACTTACCTACCAAGATGTTGCCGAGCACAACACCAAGAAGGATCTCTTCATGGTGATCCACGACAAGATCTATGACTGCACCAagttcgtcgacgagcaccc CGGTGGTGAGGAGgttcttctcgacgtcggcggtCAGGATGCCACCGAGGCGTTCGAGGATGTCGGCCACAGCGACGAGGCCCGCGAGACCTTGGAGCAGCTGCTCATCGGCGACCTGAAGCGCCAG CCCGGAGACCCTGCCCCTAAGAAGCAGACCCCCGTCGCCAGCTCAGCCAGCACCACCGAGAGCGCCGGCTTTGGCATCGGCCTCTATGCCGTTCTCCTTATCGGCGGTGTCCTCGCCTACGTCGCCTACCAgtaccagcagcagcagcagcaggcgtCCGCATAA
- a CDS encoding Putative sugar transporter, major facilitator superfamily, MFS transporter superfamily, translating into MSDDVEKAESRSSNPDYDSATTHEESGFEPIRTGGARGGSRPLRESRSLSRTRSHNGYSCDDYQQSDDNPPRREAERKEEEDPYEVAFEGGDNDPMSPRSLSSFRKWLIVSIVSCASFCVTAASSIYTSTYAQMDAEFDNSRIVGTLGLSVFVLGISLGPMFLSPLSEFYGRRPIYIVSWSMYVVWIIPSAVAKNIATMIVARFLDGLSGSAFLAVSGGTVSDLFARHELQAPMLMYSLAPFIGPCIGPLIGGFVNYNANWRWTYYVMIIWAFALLVAIGVFVPETYHPIVLRSKARKIRKETGDERWKAPVEKSTKSVIKTIGISLMRPFQLLFFEPMVLSLDIFSAILLGILYLFFGAFPLVFTNIHGFNLWQVGLTFLGILVGMFLAAATDPLWHHIRSQLMADLEKETGVEGASEPEFRLPPVICGAFLCPIGIFWFGWSLHVHWIMPVIGSAIFGAGTLLVFTGIFTFLVDAYPLYAASSLASNAFVRCMFAAAFPLFGTQMYTKLGYSWASSLLAFLTVAMVPFPFIFFKYGKRIRGRSRFATRA; encoded by the exons ATGtcggacgacgtcgaaaAAGCCGAGAGTCGCTCATCCAACCCCGACTATGACAGCGCCACGACCCACGAGGAATCGGGCTTTGAGCCGATCCGCACGGGCGGTGCCCGCGGTGGCTCACGGCCGCTCCGCGAGTCTCGCTCCCTCAGCCGGACGCGGTCGCACAACGGCTACAGCTGCGACGACTATCAACAGAGCGACGACAATCCGCCGAGGCGGGAAGcggagagaaaggaagaggaggaccCCTACGAGGTGGCCTTcgaaggcggcgacaacgaccccaTGAGCCCCCGCAGCCTGAGCAGCTTCAGGAAGTGGCTCATTGTGTCGATTGTGTCGTGCGCCAGTTTTTGTGT CACCGCTGCAAGTTCCATTTACACATCAACATACGCCCAGATGGATGCAGAGTTCGACAACTCCCGTATCGTAGGCACGCTCGGCCTGTCGGTCTTCGTCCTAGGCATCAGCCTGGGCCCCATGTTTCTGAGCCCGCTCAGCGAGTTCTACGGCCGCCGGCCTATCTACATCGTTTCCTGGTCCATGTACGTTGTCTGGATCATCCCGtcggccgtcgccaagaACATCGCGACCATGATCGTCGCccgcttcctcgacggcctgtCAGGCAGTGCCTTCTTGGCCGTGTCCGGTGGCACCGTCAGTGACCTGTTCGCCCGCCATGAGCTCCAAGCCCCGATGCTCATGTACTCGCTCGCCCCCTTCATCGGGCCCTGCATCGGCCCGTTGATTGGCGGCTTCGTCAACTACAACGCCAACTGGAGATGGACCTACTACGTGATGATCATCTGGGCCTTTGCGCTGCTggtcgccatcggcgtcttcgtGCCCGAGACTTATC ATCCGATCGTCCTTCGAAGCAAGGCACGCAAGATCCGAAAAGAGACAGGTGACGAGCGCTGGAAGGCACCTGTCGAGAAGTCGACAAAGTCCGTCATCAAGACCATCGGCATCTCGCTCATGCGTCCCTTCCAgctgctcttcttcgagcCCATGGTCCTTAGCCTCGACATCTTCTCCGCTATCCTCCTGGGCATCTTGTatctcttcttcggcgcGTTCCCGCTCGTCTTCACCAACATCCACGGCTTCAACTTGTGGCAAGTTGGCCTGACCTTCCTGGGCATCCTCGTTGGCATGTTCCTTGCCGCCGCGACCGACCCCCTTTGGCACCACATCCGCAGTCAGCTTATGGCCGATCTGGAAAAGGAGACCGGGGTCGAGGGAGCCAGCGAGCCAGAGTTCCGCCTTCCGCCAGTCATCTGCGGCGCCTTCCTGTGCCCCATTGGCATCTTCTGGTTCGGATGGAGTCTTCATGTACATTGGATCATGCCTGTTATTGGGTCCGCCATTTTTGGAGCAGG AACCCTCCTCGTCTTTACTGGCATCTTTACATTTCTT GTCGATGCTTATCCTTTGtacgccgcctcgtccctcGCGAGTAACGCATTTGTGCGATGCATGTTTGCTG CTGCTTTCCCGTTGTTCGGAACTCAAATGTACACGAAACTCGGATATTCCTGGGCTTCGTCTCTGCTCGCTTTCTTGACGGTGGCCATGGTGCCGTTTCCTTTCATCTTCTTCAAGTACGGCAAGAGGATCCGGGGTCGCAGCCGGTTTGCCACGCGTGCCTAA
- a CDS encoding Putative Zinc finger C2H2-type, with the protein MRSPAPGEVMDIGNLMNQRGAAMQQHASIHTGSTPERQMHQLPQLTARNMPEPPMDRAGSPHGSEHSQFSRHTMDGVPRSYPSPSAMVGAPMQMQVPVSHMGPGPVILPGIPQHDMSQGMPQYKAPEQQVSQQPTKAYPCSTCGKGFARRSDLARHERIHSGIRPHVCDFPNCGKQFIQRSALTVHQRVHTGEKPHMCERCGKPFSDSSSLARHRRIHSGKRPYKCPYADCQKTFTRRTTLTRHQNHHTGTVEEAAAATAAALAARGATMKPNATRSDGDAMSNRGSPLTTPSPGQRTLSMSPSADSMHRANSEFQYMGNSSLPVHLQRDMHVGSPASTSSGGYNTGMRPTSHPTSYGPPPTLEPSVEQHSGPGSAGGSPHMSNVGWQSPSHVASPSHSSNGGGYTYPDPDGYPAAPSLGGQMFYGNPGQVRRPQSTEPPAGAYDIKGRQSELWAGAH; encoded by the exons ATGAGGTCGCCAGCTCCGGGCGAGGTAATGGACATTGGCAACTTGATGAATCAAAGAGGTGCCGCTATGCAACAACACGCTTCCATCCACACCGGATCGACTCCCGAACGCCAGATGCATCAACTCCCTCAACTCACTGCGAGAAACATGCCCGAACCGCCAATGGATCGCGCAGGCTCTCCTCACGGCTCCGAGCACTCCCAATTCTCTCGTCACACCATGGACGGCGTCCCGCGTTCCTACCCTTCCCCCAGCGCCATGGTCGGCGCTccgatgcagatgcaggtGCCTGTCTCCCACATGGGACCCGGCCCTGTGATCCTGCCCGGTATCCCCCAGCACGACATGTCCCAAGGCATGCCTCAGTACAAGGCCCCCGAGCAGCAGGTATCTCAGCAGCCCACGAAGGCCTACCCGTGCAGCACTTGCGGCAAGGGCTTTGCTCGTCGCAGTGACCTGGCCCGTCATG AACGTATCCATAGCGGCATCCGCCCGCACGTCTGCGACTTCCCAAACTGTGGAAAGCAATTCATCCAGCGATCCGCCCTCACCGTTCACCAGCGAGTTCACACAGGAGAGAAACCGCACATGTGCGAACGCTGCGGCAAG CCTTTCAGTGACAGTAGTTCTCTGGCGCGCCACCGCCGAATTCACTCCGGCAAGCGTCCCTACAAGTGCCCCTACGCCGACTGCCAGAAGACCTTCACCCGTCGCACTACCTTGACGAGACATCAAAACCACCACACCGGCACTGTTGAGGAGGCTGCTGCCGcgaccgctgccgccctcgccgctcGCGGTGCCACCATGAAGCCAAACGCGACGCGTTCCGACGGCGATGCCATGTCGAACCGTGGCTCCCCGCTGACGACGCCTTCTCCTGGTCAGAGAACCCTCTCCATGTCTCCCAGTGCAGACAGCATGCACCGCGCCAACTCGGAGTTCCAATACATGGGCAACAGCTCGCTTCCCGTTCACCTTCAGCGAGACATGCACGTTGGCAGCCCTGCGTCGACATCCTCGGGCGGTTATAATACCGGCATGAGGCCCACCTCGCACCCTACCAGCTACGGACCGCCCCCGACGCTGGAGCCGAGTGTCGAGCAACATTCTGGCCCTGGGAGCGCTGGCGGCAGTCCCCACATGAGCAACGTCGGCTGGCAGTCTCCTTCGCATGTCGCCTCTCCTTCCCATAGCAGCAACGGTGGCGGCTACACCTACCCTGACCCCGACGGGTACCCCGCTGCTCCCTCACTGGGTGGCCAAATGTTTTACGGCAACCCTGGACAGGTTCGTCGTCCCCAGAGCACTGAGCCCCCTGCTGGCGCTTATGACATTAAGGGTCGTCAGAGCGAGCTGTGGGCAGGAGCCCACTAG